The nucleotide sequence AAGGACTTTCGCCCATATGTCTTTGGCCATTTGACAAGAAAAAAGTATATGTTCCACCGTCTCAATGTCACCATCACAAATCGGACATCTCACGCTGTTCAAATCGATGCCCCGTTTATCTAACTCGAACCTTACCGGTATACGACCTAATCTCGCCCGCCAAATAAACACCTCTACTTTTTTTGGAACCAAACCATTTCGCAACGACTCAATTGAATTAACCGCACGTGGTAGGATGACTTTGTCCACTAGAACCGAACAGTCCTTGACCATATATGTACCCTTCGAATTGAGATTCCAGCTCCAACAGTCTTTTTTATCTTCGATCAGCTGCAAGTTCCGAACAGTATCTCGCAATTCAGTTAGTTCACTATTCGTTCGTCCCATAGGTGGATAGGCCCAATTGCCGAGCCCATCTCCCTTAAATTCTTCGGTTTTGTTACTGATGTTGATATCTTTGTCAATCTCGAGCCtgtataatcttttgaatttgtctTTGAGGCTTGCGTTCCCCACCCAAATGTCATTCCAAAAAGAGGTGCTTTTCCCGTCCCCGAGCAAGCGTATGAAAGACTTAGAGAAAGAAATCCCTAACCCGTCCACATGTTTTCCTGCAACACAAATAGAATTCCAAAGGCTAGCGTTTGGTTTTCGGACAAGCCCGTTTCCAAGCACAAGACCTCCATTAGAACCATAAATACTACGTATTACGGCGACCCACAAAGTgttagtttcggttttaaacctccaccaccacttacaaagaagagctaactttttactttttaaggacatgatatttaaacctccttcttcgtgaggaagaaggattttttcccacttaacccatgacattttagagttagaacccgtcccgccccaaaaaaatttccgtctcacactctcgagagaatttagcacacaagtaggggcacgaaagagcgagaagtaatAGAGAGGTAGGCTAGAGAGAACCGACTTAACTAAAGTTAACCGTCCACCGAATGAAATCATTTTT is from Rutidosis leptorrhynchoides isolate AG116_Rl617_1_P2 chromosome 10, CSIRO_AGI_Rlap_v1, whole genome shotgun sequence and encodes:
- the LOC139870215 gene encoding uncharacterized protein; this translates as MYKGVEVGKDKVVISHLQYADDTIFFGEWSRRNARNLMYLLECFERASGLKVNYNKSQLFGIGISNDNVEALASWCSCLAGRLPFMYLGISVGNKMKKLNDWSPVIEKFNKSIYGSNGGLVLGNGLVRKPNASLWNSICVAGKHVDGLGISFSKSFIRLLGDGKSTSFWNDIWVGNASLKDKFKRLYRLEIDKDINISNKTEEFKGDGLGNWAYPPMGRTNSELTELRDTVRNLQLIEDKKDCWSWNLNSKGTYMVKDCSVLVDKVILPRAVNSIESLRNGLVPKKVEVFIWRARLGRIPVRFELDKRGIDLNSVRCPICDGDIETVEHILFSCQMAKDIWAKVLKWWGYNSALFGYEDIFNGTFGYVAHDHKRNQWQAVCWVVCYIIWKNRNAKVFKNKLETVPSLFSEVQVLSYDWISRRCKGHIMDWLQWFSQP